DNA sequence from the Sulfurimonas sp. HSL3-1 genome:
CCCTTCTTGAACATGCCGGGCAGAAGCGTAACAGCGGTGCAGCACCGCGCGTCGCGTTTACTGGATCTTAATATAGGCGAATCCGTCGCGCTGGTCGTCAATGACCTTGACGATGCCGCCGGGGGTGATCTCCACGTTGTCGGCGATCTGTGACGCTTTGACGTTCTTCTTGTCCATGGTGTTCTGACAGGCGAAAAAGGTAATGTTGTCGCCGCCGAGCAGCTTGAGGCCGTTAAAGCGTTTGCGCGTCCCTTCGCCTGTCGGCCCGCCGCGTTCCAGGTAGGGTTTGGCCGCGAAGCCGGTCCCTTTGAAGTCCTTCATGAAGTACTGCAGGCACGGCCCCAGTGCAACGACGTCGATCTCGTACTGGATCAGGTTCTTCTCGTAATATTTTACGGCGTTGTTCAGCGTGTTCAGCATGAGGTGGACCCTCTGGACGTCGGGGAAATCGCACTGGTAGACGATCTTGACGACGTCATCTTCGTCATCGGCCCAGACCGTCGGTATGAAAAGGGTGAGTGCCAGTGCGGCTATTATCCGTGTGATCGATACGTTTTTCATGTTGTCTCCTTTTAAAATGCCGCGGTGAGCTGGATGGCGAGGCGATCGCCCATGTTGTCCAGCACGTTCTGCGCCGCAGAGTTGCCCGGTGCTTTTGCATCGCGGATCATGTAGTTGAAATCGATCCGCGTCGGGCCGCGGAAACGATAGGAACATCCCAGGGTGATGGTCTGGAAGTCGCGTTCGCCTTTGGTGTCGTTGGTCAGGCGGTTCATAAAGTCATAGCGGCCGAAAACCTCGAACTGCTTGGGAAAGAGCTCGTACTGCAGGTTGAGATAGCCGCCTTCGGCCTTGTTCTCGGTGCCGACGGCAAACTGCAGCTGCCAATCTTCCTGATAGGGGTCCGGGTCTGTGTCCTTGGCGCCCGTATAGATCATCCCTTCGGCCCACATATATTCCGCTTCCGCCCGCAGGCCGTTTTCGTAGTAGGAGAAGCCGACGCCGTAGCGTTTACGGTCGTGCTTGACGGGCGTGGTCGTGCCGTTGGCATCGGCGGAGTAGAGCCGCCGCTTGCCGGTCTGCCCCCAGACAAAGAACTTAAGGGCTTCGGTGTAGAAGCCTTTGCCGGCGCCGAAGTCGTCTTCGAGGGCCAGGTAGCCGTAATGGGTCGCCTGGTGGTCCGAAGCGTTGTGGGAAATCCCCGTACCGTTGCCGTACATGTAGGCGTAGCTGAGCGTCCACCCCTGACCGAGCGCAAAGGTGTCAAAGAGCTCGATTCCCATGTCCCGGAACGCGGCGATCGGCCGTGTGACGTCGGTACTGGTGTAGTGTACCGTCGAAGCGCCGCCGGCCGCTTTGCCGGTCTGTGCAGTACCGACATTGGTCACCTGGCGCTCGAGCACCTGCTGGTTCGTCATCGTGGTGAATTCGATATAGGGGGAGACGAAGACGGCGCGCAGCCCCTCTTCGCTGCCGGGTGTTTTAAACATACCGATGCGCGCATTGAGCCCGGGGACGTGGCGGAGCGTCACCGATGCGTCGGTGAAGAAGGTGGCGGTATCATGCCCGGCAAGATTGTTGACGGCGTTATTGCCGAACTCCGTCATGAAAAAGTAGTTGACTTTGTTGTCGTTGTCGGCCATGCCGCGCGCGGCGAGTCTGGCGCGAAAAAGGCTGAACCCCTCCTGGTCGGCTAGATTGGGGTTCAACAACGAGAACGGGGTTTTGTTGACACCGTTCGGGTCGATGAAGACATCGCCGTAATCTTGCTTGTAGTTGGCCTGGATAAAGCCCCAGACGACGGGCATCTTGTTGCGATAGGGTACGACAACCCCTTTGGGCGCGACGGTGTCGGGCTGCGTTCCCTGCAGCATCAGCCAGTTGGCCGCCTCCAGCGACATGGCGCTTAAAAGCAATACTATTATTCCTGCTACTCCCCTGAAAAAGGGGCGTATTAAACCGTTTCCTTGCGTGGGCATTTCCCATCCTTTTGATTTGAATGGGCATGATGATAGAACTGGAGTGTAAAATTAATATAAAAATTTCGAATATTATTGATATTTTTGTGATTAACTTTTGTTATGGAAGAAAAGTAGTGGTGGGATGGGTCCTATTTGTACATAAGAATTTCGATTCTTGTCTCGCGCGGGCAAGCGTGACTGAATGTCACCCTTGATTTTGCTGGTGGACTATTGATTTCAAGCCTGTGCTGGTCCTTTGGAACAGCGCTAAAGCGCATTGCTGAAAACAACTAAATTGTTTTTCAGTGCAACAGCTACGGTTTGTCCTCGCTGCGCTCCGGAATTCCGCTACGCTGCATCGTTCGCCAAAACGCCAAAACAAGGGTACCGCTCGCGTAGCGATGTTTCCTTGAGCAGTTGGCGTTTTTTACGGCGAACTCACATCCAATCGATCAGTTTGGTGACCTCGTCGACGGGGTAGCATTTCACGCCGTGGCTCTGCTGGGGCTTTTTGGCCACCAGTGCCTTGGTGATGCCGTGCATGGCGAGTTCGCGCAGGCGGGTGTCGAGCTGGAAGACCTCGCGCACGTCCCCCACCAGCGAGACTTCGCCGATGAAGACGGTCTCCTTGGAGACGGTACGGTCGCGGAAGCTGCTGATGATGGCCGCAAGCACGGCGAGGTCGGCGGCGGTCTCATTGATCTTGATGCCGCCGGTGATGTTGATGAAGACGTCGTAGGAGTTCAGCGGCAGCTCCAGTTTGCGCTCGAGCAGCGCCAGGAGCATGTTGAGGCGGTTAGTGTCGAAGCCCGTCGCCTGGCGCTTGGGGTTGGAAGCGTGTGATTCGCTGACGAGAGCCTGCACTTCCAGGATGATCGGACGCGACCCCTCCATGATAACGGTAAGCGCCGAACCGCTCTGCGCACGGTTTTTGTCGAAAAAGCGCGACCCGATGTCCTTGGCGCTGACGAGTCCCTCGTTGCGCATTTCGAAAACGCCGATCTCGCTGGTGGGGCCGAAGCGGTTTTTGAACCCGCGCAGGATTCTTAGCTCCTGGGCACTGTCGCCTTCGAAGTAGAGCACGGTGTCGACCATGTGCTCCAGCACCCGCGGTCCGGCGATGGAGCCCTCTTTGGTGATGTGGCCGATGATGAACACGGCGATGCGGCGCTCCTTGGCGAGGCGCATCAGCTCGAAAGTGATCTGGCGGACCTGGGTGACGGAGCCCGGGGCGGAAGTGACCGCCTCACTGTAGAGCGTCTGGATGGAGTCGACGATGAGGCATTCGTAGCTGCGGTGGGCCAGCTCGGCAAGCACCTGTTCCAGGCGGATCTCGCTGAGGAGATAGAGGTGGTCGGCGTTGGCGTCAAGGCGGTTGGCGCGCAGCTTGACCTGACCTTCGCTCTCCTCGCCGGTGACGTAGAGGGTGTTCCGGCCCCCTTTGGCGATGTTGGCGCCGATTTTGAGCAGCAGGGTCGATTTGCCCACACCGGGACTGCCGCCGATC
Encoded proteins:
- the radA gene encoding DNA repair protein RadA, with the protein product MAKKKSLFECQHCGFTSAKWMGKCPNCGTWDSLVELSEQQQEVLKQTASSVTGKAKAQPINEIAHTEVERFSSDDVELDMVLGGGVVPGSLTLIGGSPGVGKSTLLLKIGANIAKGGRNTLYVTGEESEGQVKLRANRLDANADHLYLLSEIRLEQVLAELAHRSYECLIVDSIQTLYSEAVTSAPGSVTQVRQITFELMRLAKERRIAVFIIGHITKEGSIAGPRVLEHMVDTVLYFEGDSAQELRILRGFKNRFGPTSEIGVFEMRNEGLVSAKDIGSRFFDKNRAQSGSALTVIMEGSRPIILEVQALVSESHASNPKRQATGFDTNRLNMLLALLERKLELPLNSYDVFINITGGIKINETAADLAVLAAIISSFRDRTVSKETVFIGEVSLVGDVREVFQLDTRLRELAMHGITKALVAKKPQQSHGVKCYPVDEVTKLIDWM